One Nostoc sp. CENA543 genomic window, GCTGTCCTACAACGACGGGATTTTCAACCCAATTTTTCGATAAAGCCGTTAAAGTTGATTTATTAATTGACCAGTCAACAAGCTTCCTAATATTCCAAAAAGTCTATGAGAGCCATACGCACCCGCAGCCAAGAAAAAATTTTAACCCTACTGCAAAGCATGAAACAAGGGATTTCCGCCCAAGATATTTATGTGGAACTACGCAATCGTAATCAGAGTATGGGTTTGGCTACAGTTTATCGCTCTCTAGAAGCCTTAAAACTTGAAGGACTGGTGCAAGTACGGACTTTAGCTAATGGGGAAGCTTTGTATAGTTTAGTACAACAAGACAAACACCACTTAACTTGCTTGCAATGTGGTGCGTCGATTCCTATCCATCAATGCCCTGTACATGATTTAGAAGATCAGCTACAAGTAACCCATAAGTTTAAAATTTTCTACCACACTCTAGAGTTTTTCGGGTTATGTACTAAATGTCAGATGAATCATGGT contains:
- a CDS encoding Fur family transcriptional regulator, whose translation is MRAIRTRSQEKILTLLQSMKQGISAQDIYVELRNRNQSMGLATVYRSLEALKLEGLVQVRTLANGEALYSLVQQDKHHLTCLQCGASIPIHQCPVHDLEDQLQVTHKFKIFYHTLEFFGLCTKCQMNHGQ